A window of Ranitomeya variabilis isolate aRanVar5 chromosome 2, aRanVar5.hap1, whole genome shotgun sequence contains these coding sequences:
- the LOC143803914 gene encoding uncharacterized protein LOC143803914: MVTDEIEEIKAQTELAKVNRQIQEETFDIETDDEDKLEEGKEEEDTEEDNIYQELESLEEKDNIPEEAAEDPGPSESKRMKLSFARGVKEILNMKLSIVLDRCKLSDRNATRILIATLEALNLDPLEYKVSKTLLHSRRQTFREQYTKNMLDKVNIPEKEPVVVHWDGKLLPGVLKNEQCERIAIAISYGEKEQLLGVPVTASSSGEEQAVAVYECLQEWGLPNTVKAMCFDTAASNTGRLKGACVLLEQMLGRELLHLACRHHILEIVLRGVFDTKMGSTTGPHADIFKRFLTAWPKIDKGKYDTGVSDKLIQKQLTTEVIANVTAEFETQLTESHPRDDYKELLQLVLVFVGSLDGNVVGFRTPGAIHHARWMAKAIYCLKMFILRRQFKMSKEEESSVRAISVFLVKIYCKAWFNAPKAHLAPKQDLGILHSLLDYKECDNDIAEIALTKFSNHLWYLNAELVGLSFFDPNITDDEKLLMANKLLSSTDEPSEHARVVNPKVKKK; the protein is encoded by the exons ATGGTGACG GACGAAATTGAAGAAATCAAGGCGCAAACGGAACTTGCAAAAGTGAACCGACAAATCCAAGAAGAAACTTTTGATATTG agacggatgatgaagacaagctcgaagaaggaaaagaagaagaagatACTGAAGAGGACAACATCTACCAGGAACTTGAGAGCTTGGAGGAAAAGGACAAcatccctgaagaagctgcagaagatCCAGGACCATCTGAGAGCAAGAGGATGAAACTTTCATTTGCAAGGGGCGTTAAAGAGATTTTAAACATGAAATTATCCATTGTGTTAGATCGATGTAAGTTATCCGACAGAAATGCCACGAGAATTTTAATAGCTACTCTAGAAGCACTAAACCTTGACCCTCTTGAGTACAAAGTCTCGAAAACTTTATTACATTCTAGAAGGCAAACGTTCAGAGAACAATATACTAAAAACATGTTAGATAAAGTAAACATTCCTGAAAAAGAGCCCGTGGTTGTCCATTGGGACGGTAAACTTTTACCGGGTGTTTTAAAAAATGAGCAATGTGAGCGAATAGCTATTGCTATTTCATATGGCGAAAAGGAACAGCTGCTGGGAGTTCCTGTAACAGCAAGCAGCTCTGGAGAGGAGCAAGCCGTAGCCGTATATGAATGCCTACAGGAATGGGGTCTTCCCAACACCGTCAAGGCGATGTGCTTCGACACTGCAGCATCGAACACGGGAAGACTCAAAGGAGCATGCGTCCTATTGGAGCAAATGTTAGGAAGAGAATTGCTACACCTAGCTTGCCGTCACCATATCTTGGAAATTGTGTTAAGAGGCGTATTCGACACTAAAATGGGATCAACCACAGGACCTCATGCAGACATTTTCAAAAGATTCCTCACTGCGTGGCCCAagatagacaaaggaaaatacgaCACAGGTGTCAGTGACAAGCTAATACAAAAGCAGCTAACTACAGAAGTAATTGCAAATGTTACTGCTGAATTCGAGACCCAATTAACTGAGAGCCACCCCAGAGATGACTACAAGGAGCTGTTGCAGTTGGTTCTCGTATTTGTTGGATCACTAGACGGCAATGTTGTGGGTTTTAGAACTCCAGGAGCCATTCATCACgctaggtggatggcaaaggctatTTACTGCTTAAAAATGTTCATTTTACGTCGTCAATTTAAGATGTCTAAAGAAGAAGAAAGTTCTGTGCGTGCCATTTCTGTTTTCCTAGTTAAAATTTATTGTAAAGCTTGGTTCAATGCTCCAAAAGCTCATCTTGCGCCAAAGCAAGATTTAGGTATTTTGCATAGTCTGTTAGACTATAAAGAATGTGACAACGACATTGCAGAAATAGCCCTGACCAAATTTTCGAACCATTTGTGGTATTTGAATGCAGAGTTGGTGGGATTATCGTTTTTTGATCCCAACATTACAGACGATGAAAAGTTGTTAATGGCTAATAAATTGCTCAGTAGCACAGATGAACCATCAGAGCACGCTAGGGTTGTAAATCCAAAAGTTAAGAAAAAGTAA